A genomic region of Cryptococcus gattii WM276 chromosome F, complete sequence contains the following coding sequences:
- a CDS encoding uncharacterized protein (Similar to TIGR gene model, INSD accession AAW44326.1), producing MFGSNAFGALAMDSASSNAGPSNQVVEGDEVDVSWLKLIKRNHGVDVRVSEKINLEGLPDECSLMTVVNTWGLVVVGGNNDVRLHRLADIHELINEAPGGNKTLPESAPVQTISLPARPVWVKSAMKDECLVVATANGAGVFVWKLRDVMAGNTSPLHSFTSNIPTTLLDVLPNPSADQLGRLVALVAKEGFVMADIEEGKLMPPVAGPFTCAGWSAKGKQIVVGKPDGQLTQYTPDGTPKSDIPSPPGLNSHASFVQWLENDLFLVTYIQSVESMDSDPIEQYVIHRQKSSFTFTKFYDPLNGMGYPSRSEVFRYFAGLGAWGVESKHLAFIISGAATDIAVLNGRPDEGGKWEVLFLDGSERGTMPVANPKAGRDNTSPLGLAFDFTSKDTVQQSTDGTLPDLAPVPRLLAYSQEGVIISFDVRNPNAGPYPGMITARDISSAGAPAEDAMDTVVEPSPAPISTPSASKPAAFGSASGSTAFGQSSFGSSKPGEFGASAFGASSKLSTFSASPAFGQISAPGAAAGSSGPSAAFGQSAFGTSAKPSAFGASAFGNSGASAFGQNSAPAESTGSSAAASPASAFGAAKPAFGGFGQQTGQPTAFGQSAFGSSTAPPAFGQSSSPSAFGGKSAFGQSAFGQTNKPASPASSAFGTPTTPSAFGQSGKLASTASAFGASSTPSAFGQPNKPASAAPSAFDTSTSTTPAFTGFGPKPAGGSSFGFGQSAFGQKPEEEKKGPSAFGQSAFGGANGSAFGGSAFGPSAFGQKPTSSPSSAPSTEASKPFTFAGFGQAKAEIPKSSPSPVPTVNAEKDDFGLGSFASALETSKPTSVPGLEESPPSSPVMGIGKKPAGLDDDTPPSSPKPAAATPKSVATPSAPSSTIPSFFKPATAFGNTAPTFGFGQTAEKKTGATAFGSSFAPAAGAPGSTTPSSGASAFGAPAFGKPSVTGGSSTSSPAFGQPSKPTGSAFGFGQSSTPRATTSVAAAKPIGNISGGFGGFAAASSKGPGKGFGAFASGGSTMFGGVQSVFESNPASSSPFGNASPAASPFESKAGSTVRIKPSLPEEKKEEGAKASDVPEPIAAKSDAPSFADVVKEEIEGEEKEEEVKGFDVPGPIAQNENASSFVEVTKKSIEEKEDKPEVPEPLMSKENAPSFAEVTKENAKENAEEQGEDTKKREVPAPISEVEGAPSFAEVVSHAPESTTPSQTPAKASVEAAEILSPEGSPTKSKPDTQGPREHAGIEEKAEDATKTEHGQTEAEKENLREEEAVSKKDDEAPDQEQVEGEQSTPSAAEAKTTTPLAEPVIEEPPSAGPSPTESEAEVLEQEGEERDGEDLGDEEGYDEEEREKEERDEDEYDEEAYEQEQYDEDEYDEEEYDEEDEYGEEEQYDEVDEYDEEGRQRERSTSISPDISHVNEQLEGSNEKVDHDNGGRDEEDNAGSKKPELSAKKSPPAWFTKPASTPTPPADQKPASPAPTNNGPSFFFQFNPTPVTTEQSKSGREPPKLPFSFKHAAKTSSPLSGPPLGQSTTPESSPIKSAAVSVSSSSEQKPTETTKTDTDKTRTPVPPGGFSLFGQKPADSSKSPLPASGLFGQNPTEAAEPAEQKPPTITFGAFGQPKVEPIEAPRAPTELKKPTGTSGFSLFGQKPTEITKSLFSTQSSAVPSTPSAITAPVAAHTVPEEKTPESTGSGLDKPSSPLGPSSFFSTKPAANPQTPFFTPMAVGPATPSTPATPAPAPGPSKPKIADFSDLAAPTRPGMPERHAKAIAIEKGPMGTVAVKVIEQLNDEVQRLKDFLAVNAKYHQQLRTRNAGTVEFNALVDLVEQQGVIPFSQISQVQRLIDELYPRVTKQRGSDAMAERKLADLRSKMSRMDMKIGQVEKLIKAKRDSSFSEAARLMDLDPEQAAYQAKLRKATQDAEGQIERLETLLAGLKRRVERQEHRQNPTQPPLERIQRSVRNIDVAIQQKQQTIDELSRRVASLRVSTPRKALLKESVARGPINFEATKQMIAEIEASMGSAEAKRKRLEKIKVARLTKLSVSRDGDDGATVRRGNFTHESVANGPIIINEIVTVPSEDVREELGLE from the exons ATGTTCGGTAGCAATGCTTTCGGCGCTCTTGCAATGGATAGCGCCTCCTCCAATGCCGGTCCGAGTAATCAAGTCGTCGAGGGAGATGAAGTCGATGTTTCG TGGTTGAAACTCATCAAGCGAAACCATGGAGTGGATGTACGAGTGTCCGAGAAGATAAATCTTGAAGGATTACCAGACGAGTGCAGCTTGATGACAGTTGTAAATACTTGGGGATTAGTTGTTGTTGGTGGCAACAATG ATGTTCGACTGCACCGGCTGGCGGATATTCATGAATTGATCAACGAGGCCCCAGGCGGTAACAAAACATTACCGGAGTCTGCGCCAGTACAGACTATCTCATTACCAGCCAGACCGGTATGGGTGAA GTCTGCCATGAAAGATGAATGTCTCGTTGTGGCCACAGCCAATGGAGCTGGAGTGTTTGTTTGGAAATTAAGAGATGTCATGGCCGGCAAT ACTTCTCCCCTTCACTCTTTTACCTCTAACATTCCAACCACCCTTCTCGATGTCCTTCCAAACCCATCAGCCGATCAGTTGGGAAGATTAGTAGCGCTTGTTGCTAAAGAAGGGTTTGTGATGGCGGACAttgaggaaggaaagtTAATGCCCCCAGTCGCTGGGCCATTTACATGCG CGGGATGGTCTGCAAAAGGGAAACAAATTGTTGTCGGCAAGCCTGATGGCCAGCTGACTCAATACACCCCTGACGGCACTCCTAAATCCGATATACCCTCTCCTCCAGGTCTCAATTCTCATGCTTCCTTCGTCCAGTGGCTTGAAAACGACTTGTTTCTAGTCACCTATATTCAAAGCGTGGAAAGCATGGATTCCGACCCTATCGAGCAATATGTCATTCATCGGCAAAAATCCTCCTTCACGTTCACCAAATTCTACGATCCGCTTAATGGCATGGGGTATCCTTCAAGATCCGAGGTGTTTAGGTATTTTGCGGGTCTTGGCGCTTGGGGAGTCGAGTCGAAGCACCTGGCCTTCATCATTTCTGGTGCCGCTACTGATATAGCGGTGTTGAATGGCCGCCCAGACGAAGGGGGAAAATGGGAGGTGCTATTCCTGGATGGATCCGAGAGAGGCACAATGCCAGTAGCCAATCCCAAGGCGGGCCGAGATAACACGTCACCTCTTGGACTTGCGTTTGACTTTACCAGCAAAGACACTGTGCAACAGAGTACTGATGGAACTTTACCTGACCTCGCACCTGTGCCAAGGTTACTGGCATACAGCCAAGAAGGTGTCATTATTTCTTTCGACGTTAGGAACCCCAACGCAGGGCCTTATCCTGGTATGATCACCGCACGAGATATCTCTTCCGCAGGTGCGCCTGCAGAAGACGCTATGGACACCGTAGTCGAACCATCACCTGCACCGATCTCTACCCCTTCTGCTTCCAAGCCTGCGGCATTCGGCTCTGCCTCTGGCTCAACCGCTTTTGGTCAGTCTTCGTTCGGATCTTCTAAACCAGGTGAATTCGGCGCTTCAGCCTTTGGCGCATCTTCTAAGCTCTCTACATTTAGCGCTTCCCCAGCATTCGGCCAGATTTCTGCCCCAGGCGCTGCCGCAGGTTCGTCTGGCCCTTCAGCTGCGTTTGGTCAGTCTGCCTTTGGCACCTCCGCAAAGCCGTCTGCATTTGGTGCGTCGGCTTTTGGAAATTCTGGTGCCTCTGCCTTTGGGCAGAATTCAGCACCGGCTGAGTCCACAGGATCATCAGCTGCAGCTTCTCCTGCTTCCGCTTTTGGCGCTGCCAAGCCAGCTTTTGGTGGATTCGGTCAGCAAACTGGTCAACCTACAGCGTTCGGCCAATCAGCCTTTGGATCGTCAACTGCCCCCCCTGCTTTTGGCCAATCATCTTCCCCGTCAGCGTTTGGGGGCAAGTCTGCATTTGGCCAATCGGCCTTTGGTCAGACTAACAAGCCTGCTTCTCCCGCATCATCAGCTTTCGGTACGCCTACCACTCCGTCTGCTTTTGGACAATCTGGTAAACTCGCCTCCACTGCTTCTGCGTTCGGCGCGTCATCTACACCATCTGCCTTTGGCCAACCTAATAAACCCGCTTCTGCCGCACCATCCGCTTTTGATACATCAACTTCAACGACTCCTGCTTTCACTGGGTTCGGGCCTAAACCAGCAGGAGGATCGAGCTTTGGTTTTGGCCAGTCTGCGTTTGGGCAAAAGcctgaagaagaaaagaagggtCCATCAGCTTTCGGCCAATCGGCGTTTGGAGGGGCTAATGGAAGTGCATTTGGTGGGAGTGCCTTTGGCCCAAGTGCATTTGGTCAAAAACCGACATCATCGCCATCCTCTGCACCTTCCACAGAAGCTTCGAAGCCTTTTACATTCGCCGGTTTCGGTCAGGCCAAGGCAGAAATTCCCAAGTCTTCACCTTCGCCTGTACCGACTGTTAATGCGGAGAAGGATGACTTTGGCCTTGGCAGCTTCGCTTCTGCACTCGAGACGTCGAAACCTACAAGTGTACCTGGTTTGGAAGAGTCACCACCTTCATCACCTGTTATGGGTATTGGGAAAAAACCCGCCGGCTTGGATGACGATACCCCGCCCAGTTCACCGAAACCTGCAGCTGCCACCCCTAAATCTGTCGCTACCCCCAGCGCACCTTCATCGACTATTCCGTCCTTTTTCAAGCCGGCTACAGCGTTTGGAAACACTGCTCCCACCTTTGGATTTGGTCAAACTGccgagaagaagactggAGCTACGGCTTTTGGTTCGAGCTTTGCCCCAGCCGCAGGAGCTCCTGGGTCTACCACCCCTTCGAGTGGAGCCTCAGCGTTCGGAGCACCTGCGTTCGGCAAGCCGTCTGTCACTGGCGGTAGTAGCACCTCCAGCCCTGCTTTTGGTCAACCATCCAAGCCCACCGGGTCAGCGTTTGGCTTTGGACAATCCTCAACCCCTCGCGCCACTACCAGTGTGGCCGCGGCCAAGCCAATCGGAAACATCAGCGGTGGATTCGGAGGTTTCGCTGCGGCAAGCAGCAAGGGACCAGGGAAAGGTTTCGGTGCCTTTGCGAGTGGAGGAAGCACTATGTTCGGAGGTGTCCAGTCAGTGTTCGAGAGCAATCCTGCGTCTTCGTCACCTTTCGGAAATGCATCCCCTGCGGCTTCACCGTTTGAAAGCAAGGCCGGCTCAACAGTCCGTATCAAGCCGTCCCTGCctgaggagaagaaagaggagggagCTAAGGCCTCTGATGTGCCTGAGCCCATTGCGGCCAAAAGTGATGCGCCTTCGTTCGCCGACGTTGtgaaggaagagatagaaggcgaggaaaaggaagaggaagtcAAGGGCTTCGACGTGCCAGGACCTATCGCACAGAATGAAAATGCCTCGTCTTTCGTTGAAGTGACCAAGAAGTCGATcgaagaaaaggaggatAAACCCGAAGTGCCAGAGCCCCTTATGTCTAAGGAAAATGCCCCATCATTTGCCGAGGTCACGAAGGAGAACGCCAAGGAGAACGCGGAGGAGCAGGGTGAAGATACTAAGAAGCGCGAGGTACCAGCCCCCATCTCGGAAGTGGAAGGAGCGCCATCTTTTGCTGAAGTTGTTTCCCATGCTCCCGAATCTACGACACCCTCCCAGACTCCTGCTAAAGCTTCTGTCGAAGCTGCTGAGATTTTGAGCCCAGAAGGAAGTCCTACAAAGTCGAAGCCGGATACCCAAGGCCCTAGAGAACATGCGGGTATCGAGGAGAAGGCAGAAGACGCCACCAAGACGGAACATGGCCAGACCGAggcagagaaggagaaCCTTCgcgaggaagaagctgTCTCtaagaaggatgatgaagcCCCCGATCAGGAGCAGGTTGAAGGAGAACAATCCACTCCATCAGCGGCCGAAGCAAAGACGACCACTCCTCTAGCTGAGCCGGTTATTGAAGAACCGCCATCGGCTGGACCTTCGCCGACAGAATCGGAAGCCGAAGTTTTGGAAcaggagggagaagaaagggaTGGCGAAGACCTCGGTGACGAAGAAGGAtatgatgaggaggaaagagaaaaagaggaacGCGATGAGGATGAATACGACGAGGAAGCTTATGAGCAAGAACAATACGATGAGGACGAAtatgatgaggaggaatatgatgaagaggacgaATACGGCGAGGAAGAGCAGTACGATGAGGTGGACGAGtatgatgaggaaggacGACAACGCGAGCGTTCAACCTCAATCTCTCCTGATATATCGCATGTTAACGAACAGTTGGAAGGCTCCAATGAGAAAGTCGATCACGATAACGGAGGGAGAGACGAAGAGGACAATGCTGGTTCTAAAAAGCCTGAATTAAGTGCAAAGAAATCACCGCCTGCGTGGTTCACAAAGCCTGCCAGCACCCCTACTCCGCCTGCTGACCAAAAGCCTGCCTCACCTGCACCTACGAATAATGgcccttctttcttctttcaatTCAACCCTACACCTGTCACCACAGAACAGTCCAAATCCGGTAGAGAGCCTCCCAAgcttcctttctctttcaaACACGCGGCTAAAACGTCATCACCCCTTTCGGGTCCCCCGCTTGGGCAATCGACTACTCCAGAAAGTTCCCCCATCAAATCTGCGGCCGTAAGTGTGTCTAGCTCGTCAGAACAGAAGCCTACAGAAACAACCAAGACAGACACCGACAAAACTAGGACCCCTGTTCCTCCCGGGGGTTTCAGTCTGTTTGGTCAGAAGCCGGCAGACAGCTCCAAGTCACCTTTGCCAGCCAGCGGCCTTTTTGGGCAAAATCCGACAGAGGCTGCTGAGCCTGCAGAACAAAAGCCCCCTACCATTACATTTGGTGCCTTCGGCCAGCCCAAGGTGGAACCCATCGAAGCCCCCCGTGCGCCGACAGAACTCAAAAAACCCACTGGAACTAGTGGGTTCAGTCTGTTCGGACAAAAGCCTACAGAAATCACGAAGTCTCTCTTTTCTACCCAATCATCAGCTGTGCCGTCGACCCCGTCTGCAATCACGGCACCCGTTGCAGCTCATACGGTGCCGGAGGAAAAAACGCCCGAGTCGACTGGTTCAGGACTAGACAAACCGTCTTCCCCTTTGGGACCATCGTCATTTTTCTCCACTAAGCCTGCAGCGAATCCTCAAACGCCATTTTTCACTCCAATGGCTGTTGGTCCCGCAACGCCCTCTACTCCCGCTACACCTGCGCCAGCCCCTGGCCCAAGCAAACCAAAGATTGCAGACTTCTCAGATTTGGCTGCGCCGACGAGACCAGGTATGCCTGAGCGACATGCTAAAGCAATAGCAATCGAAAAAGGGCCAATGGGCACCGTGGCGGTCAAAGTCATTGAACAGCTGAATGACGAAGTGCAAAGA CTCAAGGATTTTTTGGCTGTCAACGCCAAATATCACCAGCAACTTCGAACTCGCAATGCGGGTACAGTTGAATTCAATGCTCTAGTGGATCTAGTCGAACAACAAGGTGTCATTCCATTCTCCCAAATTTCTCAGGTCCAACGTTTGATCGACGAACTTTACCCCAGAGTTACCAAACAAAGAGGTTCCGATGCCATGGCCGAGCGTAAACTTGCTGATCTGAGATCTAAGATGTCGAGAA TGGACATGAAAATTGGTCAGGTTGAGAAGCTCATCAAAGCAAAGAGAGATTCGAGTTTTTCAGAGGCTGCTCGTCTAATGGATCTCGACCCTGAGCAAGCTGCTTACCAAGCCAAGTTACGAAAGGCGACTCAA GATGCGGAAGGACAAATTGAACGGCTAGAAACTTTGCTTGCGGGGTTGAAGCGTCGAGTCGAGAGACAAGAACATCGCCAAAATCCCAC ACAACCTCCACTTGAACGCATCCAACGCTCCGTCCGTAACATCGATGTTGCCATCCAACAAAAGCAACAGACCATCGATGAGCTTTCTAGGCGTGTCGCATCTCTCCGCGTTTCTACTCCCCGGAAGGCTCTTTTGAAAGAGAGCGTTGCTCGTGGCCCGATTAACTTTGAGGCCACCAAGCAGATGATAGCTGAGATAGAAGCGTCAATGGGGAGCGCTGAAGCCAAGAGGAAGCGATTGGAGAAGATTAAGGTCGCCAGGTTGACCAAGCTTTCCGTCTCTCGagatggtgatgatggAGCGACTGTCAGAAGGGGAAATTTCACCCATGAATCCGTGGCCAATGGGCCCATCATAATCAATGAGATTGTTACAGTCCCATCCGAAGATGTCAGAGAGGAGCTAGGATTGGAGTAG
- a CDS encoding Carnitine O-acetyltransferase, putative (Similar to TIGR gene model, INSD accession AAW44306.1), giving the protein MTTIPQIPSDTTTTKPHINPNPNPPQRPPDLPRLPIPPLKDTCARYLRALEALQSPKEHAKTKEVVREFLESGEGELWQEKLEEYAKDKESYIEEFWYESYLSHSDSVVLSLNPFFVLSSDVTPRTNPQLSRAAALITSTLFFIHDLRNGLLQPDAVRGIPLDMSQYERLFGTCRVPTDTGCRMEVYGNGRHIVVLRRGQFYWFDCLDSKNRPLLTDREILRNLDAIVKDADKLPTHEIAKDSVGILTTESRKIWSGLRSDLINSNKVNKSCLEVVESALFIVCLDDAEPEDMAELCSNFLCGGYKLEGGVQVGTCTNRWYDKLQIIVCSNGEAGINFEHTGVDGHTVLRYAADVYTELVLLYAKTINPSTPSLFQAKLSPFARSAKGPPPTPEDEIDTTPKKLEWKLTPDLRAGIRFAETRISDLICQNDSQALEFKGYGGTFIKRHGFSPDAFVQMAFQAAYYGLYGRVESTYEPAMTKSFLHGRTEAIRTVQPESVAFVKTFCSETATPQEKIAALHKACKRHVKLTKECSQGLGQDRHLYALHCLARKEVMAYEATHPTSTVSPRVALRRASLASSSTNSGDMPNGNVNGNGTGPLSPSKLHTPEIDLDRPTIPAIFKDSGYNLLGTSVLSTSNCGNPALRLFGFGPVTPEGYGIGYIIKDEGISVCMSSKHLQTRRLLHTLKAYLLEIQRILIQMWKEANERPVTSFIDHFGILRDARTGKPINMEVEEEEGKEVGEEVLGGFGFFDVGAQNQTPQSRRRKALVGKTLSIAEY; this is encoded by the exons ATGACAACAATCCCTCAGATCCCCTCCGACACGACAACTACCAAACCACACATAAACCCAAACCCCAACCCGCCTCAGCGACCGCCGGATCTCCCAAGGCTGCCCATCCCGCCACTCAAGGATACCTGTGCAAGATATCTCAGAGCACTCGAAGCTCTGCAAAGCCCCAAAGAGCATGCGAAGACAAAGGAGGTTGTGAGAGAGTTCCTTGAGAGCGGAGAAGGGGAGTTGTGGCAGGAGAAGCTGGAGGAGTATGCAAAAGATAAGGAGAGTTATATCGAAGAGTTTTGGT ATGAAAGCTACCTCTCCCATTCGGACTCTGTCGTCCTCAGCTTAAACCCCTTTTTCGTCCTGTC TTCAGATGTCACTCCTCGCACAAACCCTCAGCTCTCCCGAGCAGCCGCACTCATAACTTCTACTTTGTTCTTCATTCATGACCTTCGCAATGGGTTGCTCCAACCAGATGCTGTTAGGGGGATCCCGTTGGATATGAGTCAGTACGAAAGATTATTCGGAACATGTCGGGTACCTACAGAT ACTGGATGTAGGATGGAAGTTTATGGCAATGGAAGACATATAGTTGTTTTGAGGCGTGGGCAGTTCT ACTGGTTTGACTGTCTCGACTCCAAGAACAGGCCTCTCCTTACTGACCGCGAGATCCTTCGCAACTTGGACGCTATTGTCAAGGACGCCGACAAGCTTCCTACACACGAG ATTGCCAAAGACTCTGTTGGTATTCTGACCACTGAGTCCCGAAAAATCTGGTCCGGCCTTAGATCTGATTTGATCAACTCCAACAAAGTCAATAAGTCTTGCCTCGAAGTTGTTGAATCTGCCCTTTTTATCGTCTGCTTGGATGACGCAGAACCTGAAGATATGGCTGAGCTCTGCTCAAACTTTTTGTGTGGAGGTTATAAGCTTGAAGGGGGAGTCCAGGTGGGGACTTGCACTAACCGATGGTATGACAAG CTTCAAATCATCGTCTGCTCCAATGGTGAAGCAGGTATCAATTTTGAACATACCGGTGTCGACGGCCACACAGTACTCCGATACGCTGCAGATGTCTACACCGAACTCGTCCTTCTGTACGCCAAAACAATCAATCCCTCCACCCCTTCTCTATTCCAAGCCAAGTTGTCCCCCTTTGCACGCTCAGCAAAGGGTCCTCCCCCTACTCCAGAAGATGAGATTGATACAACCCCTAAAAAATTGGAGTGGAAGTTGACGCCTGATTTGAGAGCTGGAATCAGGTTTGCAGAGACGAGAATCAGTGATCTGATCTGTCAGAATGATAGTCAGGCGCTAGAGTTTAAAGGGTATGGGGGGACGTTCATCAAAAGGCATGGATTCAGCCCAGATGCGTTTGTGCAGATGGCTTTCCAAGCGGCTTACTATGGGCTTTACG GACGTGTGGAAAGTACTTATGAACCAGCCATGACTAAGTCTTTCTTGCATGGTCGTACAGAGGCTATTCGAACAGTCCAGCCCGAGAGTGTTGCTTTTGTCAAG ACGTTCTGCTCCGAGACTGCAACACCTCAAGAGAAGATTGCTGCTCTGCACAAAGCATGTAAACGCCATGTCAAGCTTACGAAGGAATGTTCTCAAGGGTTAGGGCAGGATCG ACACCTGTATGCGCTTCACTGTCTCGCCCGAAAAGAAGTGATGGCCTACGAAGCTACTCACCCGACATCAACCGTCTCTCCACGGGTAGCATTACGCCGTGCATCGCTCGCATCCAGTTCCACCAATAGCGGCGACATGCCCAATGGGAACGTGAATGGTAACGGTACCGGGCCTCTGAGCCCCTCGAAGCTACATACTCCCGAAATCGACCTGGACCGCCCGACTATCCCTGCTATTTTCAAAGACTCGGGGTATAATCTCCTCGGGACAAGTGTGTTGAGTACGTCAAATTGCGGTAATCCTGCCTTGAGACTGTTTGGCTTTGGACCAGTGACACCTGAGGGTTATGGTATTG GCTATATCATCAAGGATGAAGGGATATCAGTCTGCATGTCGTCCAAACACCTTCAAACGCGACGCCTGCTCCATACCCTCAAAGCATATCTCCTCGAAATCCAGCGTATACTTATCCAGATGTGGAAAGAAGCCAATGAACGACCTGTTACCTCATTCATAGACCACTTTGGTATTTTGCGAGATGCAAGGACAGGCAAACCCATCAACATggaagtggaggaagaggaaggcAAGGAAGTCGGGGAAGAGGTTTTAGGCGGATTTGGGTTCTTTGATGTTGGAGCACAGAATCAGACGCCGCAgtcgagaagaaggaaggcGTTGGTGGGGAAGACGCTTAGTATTGCAGAGTATTAG
- a CDS encoding SNF1A/AMP-activated protein kinase, putative (Similar to TIGR gene model, INSD accession AAW44304.1): MASRPAPQAPTHYSRHRPQSITGNNAPQSRTKPRIGQYIVERTLGTGSFGKVKLATHAVTGHQVALKLINRSKITTPDMNARVKREIQYLKVLRHPHIIKLYEVITTPTDVIMVMEYAGEELFNYIVQKGKHGMTEDEARRFFQQMISAIEYCHKHHIVHRDLKPENLFLDSRRNIKIGDFGLSNLMTDGDFLKTSCGSPNYAAPEVISGKLYSGPEIDVWSAGVIMFVLLCGKLPFDDEHIPTLFKKIENGVFHIPSHVSEPARHLLKRMLEVDPLKRCTIAEIRQMPFFQENLPRYLQPLPELADMERYPALTMDDMTTLLLINEGQADPKKVAEDKGLVFTEDLGVIDPDIVAELLEKITTYSEGMVWEALKMPGDNQVKVAYQLVRDHRRILKDSNAYEDEDSSAMEEFMASSPPAWNADIAPPIDVQQNGADESPDLADVDLEIQDIPNAHFDVLDSSLPGWMTPPSSSTSAMSTPTTTHPTSLQNSVNPSCSSVASSATAEEAARALLSPTPSSASQSVTSFASHTPQPQPQRRLDKSMTKPKWHFGIRSRSPPMEVMLEIYRTLNVLGMQWRLKDIPLPDIGGAPPGGYSEEVEMVLEDLKDKNGERPAMGRKPPSKKDAMAQEKLAQGLYHVETRARYGDVMVRMDLQLYRVDDQHYLVDFRNLGYYMVSEKDMSLPDVSRQGHSHEEGASNAVGSVPSATSATAANAKEAGIGGVSGPFHFLEMACQLIAELASG, from the exons ATGGCTTCAAGACCAGCGCCGCAAGCGCCGACACATTACTCACGCCATCGTCCACAAAGCATCACCGGCAACAATGCGCCGCAATCTCGCACAAAGCCACGGATCGGCCAGTATATCGTCGAGCGCACGCTTGGTACAGGCTCTTTCGGCAAGGTCAAGT TGGCAACACATGCTGTGACGGGCCATCAAGTTGCTCTCAAGCTCATCAACCGCTCCAAGATAACAACACCGGATATGAATGCCCGTGTCAAGAGAGAGATCCAATACCTCAAAGTACTCAGGCATCCTCATATCATCAAACT ATACGAAGTAATCACCACCCCTACAGATGTTATCATGGTCATGGAGTACGCTGGCGAAGAGCTTTTCAACTACATTGTTCAGAAAGGCAAGCATGGA ATgacagaagatgaagccCGAAGGTTCTTTCAGCAAATGATCAGTGCTATCGAGTACTGCCACAAGCACCACATCGTGCATCGTGATCTCAAACCTGAAAA TCTATTTCTTGACTCCCGACGGAATATCAAGATTGGTGATTTTGGTTTGTCCAATCTGATGACGGACGGTGACTTTCTCAAAACATCTTGTGGTAGTCCAAACTATGCGGCACCGGAAGTCATCTCTGGAAA ATTGTATTCTGGCCCGGAAATTGATGTCTGGAGTGCGGGAGTGATCATGTTTGTGTTGCTGTGTGGCAAGCTTCCATTTGACGATGAACATATTCCTACACTCTTCAAAAAGATTGAAA ATGGGGTTTTCCACATCCCTTCACACGTCTCTGAGCCTGCTCGACACCTGCTCAAACGCATGCTCGAAGTCGATCCTCTTAAACGATGTACCATTGCCGAAATTCGTCAGATGCCCTTCTTCCAGGAAAACCTCCCTCGTTACCTTCAACCATTACCCGAACTTGCCGATATGGAACGTTATCCCGCTTTAACCATGGATGATATGACGACATTATTATTGATCAACGAAGGTCAGGCGGATCCTAAAAAAGTCGCGGAGGATAAGGGTTTGGTATTCACAGAGGATTTGGGAGTAATTGATCCAGATATAGTGGCAGAATTGTTAGAGAAGATTACGACGTATTCAGAGGGGATGGTTTGGGAGGCATTGAAGATGCCAGGGGATAACCAAGTGAAGGTCGCGTATCAGTTGGTTAGGGATCATAGAAGAATTCTCAAGGATT CGAATGCGTacgaggatgaagattCATCTGCAATGGAAGAGTTTATGGCTTCTTCGCCTCCTGCGTGGAACGCTGACATCGCT CCGCCCATAGACGTACAGCAGAATGGTGCCGACGAATCCCCTGATCTTGCCGATGTCGATCTTGAGATTCAAGACATTCCAAACGCCCATTTTGATGTGCTTGACAGTTCTCTTCCTGGATGGATGACCC CTCCATCGTCCTCAACATCCGCCATGTCCACACCTACAACCACCCATCCAACTTCTTTACAAAACTCTGTCAACCCTTCATGTTCTAGCGTCGCATCCAGTGCCACCGCAGAGGAGGCCGCCCGGGCTCTCCTCTCCCCCACACCATCCTCTGCCTCCCAAAGCGTCACTTCCTTTGCTTCTCACACGCCTCAACCGCAACCTCAAAGACGTCTTGACAAGAGTATGACCAAACCCAAATGGCATTTCGGTATCCGTTCACGTTCACCTCCAATGGAGGTTATGCTCGAGATTTACAGGACGCTGAACGTACTCGGTATGCAATGGCGTTTGAAAGATATCCCGTTACCCGATATTGGAGGGGCCCCACCAGGAGGTTATTCGGAAGAGGTGGAAATGGTGTTGGAGGACTTGAAGGACAAGAACGGCGAGAGGCCGGCAATGGGAAGAAAGCCGCCTAGTAAGAAGGATGCAATGGCCCAGGAAAAGCTGGCACAGGGGCTGTACCATGTAGAGACAAGAGCAAGATACGGCGATGTCATG GTTAGAATGGACCTCCAACTCTATAGAGTCGACGACCAGCATTATCTCGTAGACTTTAGAAATTTGGGATACTACATGGTCTCGGAAAAGGACATGTCCTTGCCAGACGTCTCGAGACAAGGGCACAGTCACGAAGAAGGAGCATCGAATGCTGTAGGTTCTGTGCCTTCTGCGACGAGCGCGACCGCAGCGAATGCAAAAGAGGCTGGAATCGGAGGTGTTTCTGGGCCATTCCACTTTTTGGAGATGGCCTGCCAGTTGATTGCAGAGCTCGCCAGTGGATAA